The following coding sequences are from one Capsicum annuum cultivar UCD-10X-F1 chromosome 3, UCD10Xv1.1, whole genome shotgun sequence window:
- the LOC107861686 gene encoding 25.3 kDa vesicle transport protein yields MVKLTLIARVTDGLPLAEGLDDGRDVPDADFYKQQVKALFKNLSMRQNDASRMSIETGPYIFHYIIEGHVCYLTMCDRSYPKKLAFQYLEDLKNEFERVNGSQIETAARPYAFIKFDTFIQKTKKLYQDTRTQRNISKLNDELYEVHQIMTRNVQEVLGVGEKLDQVSQMSSRLTSESRIYADKAKDLNRQALIRKWAPVAIVLGVVFLLFWVKAKIW; encoded by the exons ATGGTGAAGTTGACTTTGATTGCTCGTGTGACTGATGGCCTTCCTTTAGCCGAGGGGCTGGATGATGGTCGTGATGTTCCAGATGCCGATTTCTACAAACAGCAGGTCAAGGCCTTGTTCAAGAACCTGTCGATGCGCCAAAATGATGCTTCAAGGATGTCTATCGAAACTGGACCTTATATTTTCCA TTATATCATTGAGGGGCATGTTTGTTATCTGACAATGTGTGATCGTTCTTATCCCAAGAAACTTGCCTTTCAATACCTGGAGGACCTTAAGAATGAGTTTGAGCGCGTCAATGGAAGTCAAATTGAAACTGCTGCGAGACCCTATGCTTTTATTAAATTTG ATACATTCATACAGAAGACAAAGAAACTGTACCAGGATACAAGAACTCAACGCAATATTTCTAAGTTGAATGATGAGCTTTATGAAGTTCATCAGATAATGACTCGAAATGTACAAGAAGTTCTTGGTGTTGGTGAAAAGTTGGACC AGGTCAGTCAGATGTCTAGTCGCTTGACATCTGAATCCCGGATATATGCTGATAAAGCGAAAGATTTAAATCGTCAG GCTTTGATTCGAAAATGGGCTCCCGTTGCTATTGTACTTGGAGTTGTCTTTCTCCTCTTCTGGGTTAAAGCAAAGATTTGGTGA